AATTTACGCTATTAGAAGAGACTGGAGCACCTTGCCCATGAGGCTGTGACCCAGTTGTATCTCTTCGAGGAAATACTGAACctgatttaaaaaatttatgtaaaattataaatatgtgaCGCCATTGAAATTAAGCATTTCCAGAGGTCAAGAAAAACTCCGTTGGACTGGGTTTTCTACAGCACCTGTTCGTATTCTGATGTCAATATTTCTAGGCAGAAATCCAGAACCACCAGAGCTTGCAGCTAATCCAGAGCCCTGTTGAGCAGCACCAACCGGAATGGAACCAAAACTTACTCCTGGTTGGAAGGGCAGCGGCTGTAGTAGGTAAATAAAGCATAGGGTGAGCAAATCTTATAACACAAGAATGGGAGGAACACTTGTTCAAACAAATACCACCTGAACCATGATAGGATTGGGCCCAGTTGAGGATACAAAAACAGAGGGCCCAGAATTCACCATTGCATCAGCCTGAGGATGGGATGAATAATCATCGTTAGTGGAGGGCAATGCTTAAATTAATAACTTTTCATGACGCTACCAAACTGGATAGGCGCTATAATACTACAAAACGTAAACGTTCAATCAAATCAGGTAGTATATCAGCATACCGGTGTTTGACCCATCCTCAGAGTCATTATGGCCCTGCCAAGCTCAAGCAATAAAGACCCTAAATTTTGGAAAAGAGCTCCCGTTCTTATAGCATTAGATTGAATTCTTGACCGCTCTAATGAATCAGTAACAACTGCTTGACACTGCAGTTGTCCAGCAAGTTGCTGCAGTTGAAGACAGAGTTATGGAAGCACAAATCTCTAACCACGAGACGAGTATTATGCTTGTCCTATTTGACGATCACTGGAGACAGAAACAACCCTTCTTTGATTTATATCTATAAATTCATAGTTACCAGGTTTGACATACCGATAAGCATTCAGTGGCTTGGCCAACAAGCAGTTGTCTGGTAGATGTCATCACCTCTGCCAAGGATTCTGGTGTAAGTAGGCCTCTGGCCTCGTTAGAATGTAGAGTAGTATCTAATTCCTGTTCATCACACTCAGAAAAACCAGTATTTCCACCAGCTGGAAAGTCAAAAACTCAAAACACTCAAGGACGAGAAAAGTTGATGGAACAAAATGGAAGAAATACAAGTTTTAATCAAGGATAGTTCCAGACCATTGGCAGTAAATTCTTGCCGCAAATGACTTAAGTACTGTAACAAAGTAGTCAATGAATCTGGTATTATCTGCAATTAAAGTATGAACTAGAAACATTGTCATTTTATTCAAAGATTAATACAGCGAAAGGAAGGGATTGCACATTCATTTATGGAAAACATAACCCAATATTTCTTTGTTTGTTTAAAGTATCAATATTTAGACTGTGCACAAGAAGAACAATTAAATTCAAGAGCTACCGGTGGCTGCATAGCTTCCACTGGTACAGATGCAGCACCTAATTGGTCGGACTGCATTCTGCTAGAATTTCTAAGGCCACCATGACTGGGCACAGTAGAAAACCGCTCTGAAGGAAGTAGCTGCCCAAGAGaaacatgaaaaaaataattcgAGTGTTATCTCAAAAGAACACTCAATTAGAGATGGCATTGAATCAAAACTAGCATAGCTCTCTCTCTAATAGGAGAAAATAGCGCTAATAGTCAAGCATTCACACTTACATTAAGATCAATTCCTTCGCCACCATTTCCAGACCTTGGGATTCCAAATGAACTCAAAACAGCTGAAACGATCTAGAAAGCAGACCACCAGAAATATATATGTCTATTAGAGAATTATAGTTCTTATAATCTAGTGAATATTCATATATTTACCCGATTGAGATCAGGAAATGTTCCATCTCCCTGCTCTGATAAGTTGAAGGTTCCAACAACCACACCAGAACCTGCTTGATTACCAGGATTATGCCCGATTCCTATCGTTGGATCAGTTGCTGAAAAGAGAGAGAGGCTTGATATTTAGGTGACTGGATAATAGCCTTTAGATATAGCGCACACAGAATGAAAAACTGGACGTAAGGAAAGGAAGTAAGAAGACCTATAGCAGTAAAGAAATATTGGATCATCAATGTGGCACATGAAATTCATCTTGATACTGAGACACACTTTAGCAAGTTATCAGGTTGGAACTCACAACGAGCTCAATGTAGAAGCTGTTTGATCATTGGTTTGTGGTGTTTGAAGCAGCTTAATTCGACATGACTATTGATTGATTAAaatatcaaggaataaaaagGTTCTCTCATTATTTTAGCCATATTTAGTAATCAAGGTTATATTATGTTTCTGCTTTGTTAGTTCATGCCTCCGTGAACACAAAATCAATTCGTAATGCGCACAAgtatgtttgaacaaaattaCTCTAATTCAAAAACTGAAAAGCaatttcaaacaaatccaaCTGATTATCTTAATAACAATATTCTCAAATCAATTCAAATAATCATAATCTAGTCATGCTAACCAACACTAATTAAATCCTATGGGAGACGAGGGTTTTAACATCTTGTTCCAAGAATTATGATAATTGGAAATTGAAATAATGAAACACCTTTATCATCTTTTTAGAAGGTGCGTCCCCACTTCCCAACCAAATGCGCCATTGTGCGTTCACACTAACTAAACTGATCTTGTAAAATCCATAATTCTAGAAGGACAAGGATTCTATGCAAGCACAATACATGAAGCATTTTTTCTCTCAGAATGAGGAACTTGTACTACATATGTGATGTCTGATGATTAATCTATTGAATGAAATATATGCTATACCAAACCTGGATGATCAAATGAGCTCTCCGGAGATGGAGCAATTGGTTGTCTCACTACCAGGTGCAGGGTGTGACCATCTTCTACATCTAAAGATTCATGCATTAAGGAACTCAAGCAGAAGataaatgataaagaaaaaaCCCTCTAAGATTCTAACTCAACCTCTGAACTCATAGTTTAGTATAAATGAATATAATGAACACATCTTAATAGAAAAAACGCAAAATATGTAATTCTAACTCAATCATTCTTTTTATTAACAATTTTCCTCCTACCAAGAACATTGTTCCTGAACTACTAtatgaaaagataaataaaacTTCTAATTTGTTTTGAAATAGAAATCTGTATTTACAACCCACTGATTGGACCACGGACCAACAGATCGAACCGAATTTTGCCCGAATTGGAAACCAggttgttgggtgcaataattgtctctgcttggtagagcgatcgaaccgtggtgcttgagctgctgtgcagtttaaaagatttgagttgcatcattactaccagctatagcttttggtaaaacggtaagcactcggtcctacaattggtatcagagccaagatcacgggttcgattctcattgattgcaaggagtgcaattattgggaaaGAGAttattgggtgcaataattgttactgcttggtagagcgatcgaaccgtggtaaTTAAGCTgctgtgcgatttaaaatatttgagttgcaacattactactagctatagcttttggtaaagcggtaaacaCTCGGTCCTACACAGGTTGACCCTTGCTCCAGGTCGAATTACTAAGATTATTATAAAATCTTAATAACAATGCAGTTTAGGCCAAAAGTATATATAAGAAACTAATATTGCTAGTATTTTTATGCAAACAATTTAGTCTTGCTTTCAAGCATGTACAATGTGGACTAAATCAATATGTTATGCCATAAAATGATGATACAAGGGAATACAATGTTCTCTAAAGTATCAAAATTAACTCTTGCAGTCAAGATTACGCGTGGTTctacatataataataaaaatgcaatAGAAATATATCAGCTTAAACAACAAATGTTTCCAAATAAACATTTATCTAAAACTAGATTTCATCTATTGAAAAAAACTCGATTTTGGAGTGACGCTGATACCAGATACTCACAGATGAATGTCAATTATTAAGCTTAATAGTATTCACATTCTATCCGTAAAACAGATGTTTACAGAAGTTATTTCCTTAAAACCTGAGTAGGAATACATGCTCTTTCAAAGGACTTGCACATTGACTCCCTTGAAATGAATCATTATGATGTACCCTGACTGTTACCCAAATGTTCAAACCTCTCTCATATGTTAATATGGATCCAACCAAAGATTAACAACAAGAGTCAAAGACTCAACTAAGCCATAGCAATTTTCACAATGTAACAGCAACCCAAAAACTTTTCTCGTCTTTCTTTACCTGAGAATAATTCATGCAAATTTTTCATTGCCTCATACATAGGGAAGGCAATTTTCCCCGCGGGTTCGGGTCCCCGCGGGGAAAACCCAAAACGGGACGGTTTCGAGGGAGAGCTATCGGTTTCGGTTTCGGTTTCGGTTTCGGGGATTTTTAAAATCCCCGCAATGATTCGGGGGCGGGTATGGGGATGATATCCCCATCCCCGAACCTGCcccgataataataataataacaaaaataaaaatatacaaaataaaaaaatatctaacATAATCCCTCAATTCTCATTCTTCCATTGAactatggttttttttttttttgagaatatTGAACTATGGATTATTAATGTTACGTAAGTTTATGTATGTCGTTGAATTTTTGTATCAATACTTTTTAAGTcaaattaaaatgtttttgtGTCAATTCAATAAAAACTTAAAGTTTCATaatcaaaaaaaaattcaagcgGGGACGGGGATGGGGTAGAATCGGGGATGAAGCCGGGGATGGGGGCAGGGATATAAATCGGGGGCGGGGATGGGGATGGCAAACCCGCCCCCACCCCGGCCCATTGCCATCCCTACTCATACACTGGAGTGCAATTTCACTTatcaagcattttatttaaaggaAGATAGCACTATCAGCCACCAGAAAACAGCCTGCTTAATTAACAGCAATTCAGCATTGCAAGAATTAAGCTAACCTTGCAAATGAAAGTTCATACAAGTCAGTTATGCCAGGTATATTGAATAAAACTTCGAAGAAACTTCCACATTCAAATAAATCGAAAGACAAATAAACAAAcaatagaaaaaaaatcaacAGTCAAAAAGAATAAGAGCCCTTCCCAAACTCAAAGCAAAGACTCACAAATCAAAACTTCAAAGGATACGGTAAGCAGAGAGAAGCTGATCGTCCTTCAAAACTTTGCCACGGCATATAAGGCGTTGTTGCTCAGACAGGACACCAGTTAAAGAAGCTATCTGTTCCTTAAGTTCAGGAACAGGAACCTGCAACCAGTGTACAAATTAAGAAACTAAGAATAATTTGAAATCACTATGTAAAACCAAATTCTCAGTTTCTAGTCAGTGACAACATGCATGATGAGATCACCGTGGTGACCCTACTTAAGGGtgagctgaaactgaaccaatcCGAACCACCAGTTTAGATCGGTCTTTAAGTAATCACGGTTGGGATTGGTTTAAAATCAATCAAACCGACTTTGTAAATACAGAAAATGTATAGTAAACtttatttaaaacataatttattATAGTCTTTATGATTATAGAAATTTAATTTGCCATACCGGTTTTACTTCTTTCTCATATCTATTTAATATTTTTCCTTACTGTTTTTTGAGAGAAAGATGTTGATGCAGGACATAGTTATAATGAACGATTATGGAGTTTCTTTTGAAACTATAGTAATTCATTTTGaggatttatattttttatgctaaatttATAAGGTCACGGGCATGTATTATATTGTTAAATACTTTAATATCTATGTACTTATTGACATTTGTTTATCTATAATAGCTCATGCAGAAATTaaaattatgtttaaaaatatttcattaggaaaagaatcaaaatttgaaattgatCATTCAAACCAAACTCAACCGAACCAAACCGAAACACTAAATTTGGTTTATAATTATTAATGGTTTGGTTTGCTATTTAGTATAACCGATAAACTTGGTTTGGTTTGCTCACCCCTGTCCCTTCTAATGCATATTTATGCATGAGCCTCGTTACAACATATTCAGCAAACAGCTAAAGATATCAAATTAAGTTGAAATAACTTGTGCCTTCCCATCCCACCACAGATTCCTTATCTGCACAGAAACAGTAAAAACCATTTTCATCCAGGTCCTAACCGCCCAAGTTGCAAGACTCGCTCCAATTCGGAAAAAACATGACACGCCGGTCTGTTTTCTTAGACCTAAAATGCACTACAAActctaaattttatttcaataactCATCGATTGCTTGCCGCTCACCCCACGAGACAAAGTACACAATCATTCCTCTAAATCATTTAATCGAATTTCTAGGAGAAAATTATCCACATCAGCATAATATAAGATAATGCCATCAGAAATCAATGAAGCTGATAACTATTCAAATGATAAATGCGATTTCAGTAGAAGAAAAAGAAGTAATTTCATCCATGGTCAACTCAAAGCAGCTTTATGATAATTTACATTGCAGCACACATATAAAACACGTGCGTGAATAAACTAAAAACGGACATAGGTGCAAAGGCACAAGCGTACAAATTTGATCCGAGCGAAAGGGAAATATATATTACACATTTATCCACTCGCAGTGTGAAAGTTTGAGAATCCAACGTCTTGATCTTTATTTCAACGGTAGTTTCAGAACCAGCCACATCAGTAGGGGATATGTCTGTGCGCTCACCACTCTTACTTCCCAT
This window of the Primulina tabacum isolate GXHZ01 chromosome 4, ASM2559414v2, whole genome shotgun sequence genome carries:
- the LOC142543118 gene encoding ubiquitin-like domain-containing protein CIP73 isoform X1, whose product is MGSKSGERTDISPTDVAGSETTVEIKIKTLDSQTFTLRVDKCVPVPELKEQIASLTGVLSEQQRLICRGKVLKDDQLLSAYHVEDGHTLHLVVRQPIAPSPESSFDHPATDPTIGIGHNPGNQAGSGVVVGTFNLSEQGDGTFPDLNRIVSAVLSSFGIPRSGNGGEGIDLNLLPSERFSTVPSHGGLRNSSRMQSDQLGAASVPVEAMQPPIIPDSLTTLLQYLSHLRQEFTANAGGNTGFSECDEQELDTTLHSNEARGLLTPESLAEVMTSTRQLLVGQATECLSQLAGQLQCQAVVTDSLERSRIQSNAIRTGALFQNLGSLLLELGRAIMTLRMGQTPADAMVNSGPSVFVSSTGPNPIMVQPLPFQPGVSFGSIPVGAAQQGSGLAASSGGSGFLPRNIDIRIRTGSVFPRRDTTGSQPHGQGAPVSSNSVNSGPQEPAGFDSNSISREPQVRAIPVRTVMAAVPAAVGRGSDSSRGSIGILYPVLARVQQVTGGNQNGEIVSQALDQHHGPVGNTQQPISVSAPQQRNDGVTGGNGISNSAAEVITGQEFSAQIQGGFEHLLRTMFPGENVNLLSSGLIPSPSELRQDVAPAPAPAPAPAPAPAPAPAPAPAPAVSEEGIRLSNILHQLMPMITENVGTSSVQTQADANQDEQASSSHERACPPESPQRSKRQKRE
- the LOC142543118 gene encoding ubiquitin-like domain-containing protein CIP73 isoform X2; translation: MGSKSGERTDISPTDVAGSETTVEIKIKTLDSQTFTLRVDKCVPVPELKEQIASLTGVLSEQQRLICRGKVLKDDQLLSAYHVEDGHTLHLVVRQPIAPSPESSFDHPATDPTIGIGHNPGNQAGSGVVVGTFNLSEQGDGTFPDLNRIVSAVLSSFGIPRSGNGGEGIDLNLLPSERFSTVPSHGGLRNSSRMQSDQLGAASVPVEAMQPPIIPDSLTTLLQYLSHLRQEFTANAGGNTGFSECDEQELDTTLHSNEARGLLTPESLAEVMTSTRQLLVGQATECLSQLAGQLQCQAVVTDSLERSRIQSNAIRTGALFQNLGSLLLELGRAIMTLRMGQTPADAMVNSGPSVFVSSTGPNPIMVQPLPFQPGVSFGSIPVGAAQQGSGLAASSGGSGFLPRNIDIRIRTGSVFPRRDTTGSQPHGQGAPVSSNSVNSGPQEPAGFDSNSISREPQVRAIPVRTVMAAVPAAVGRGSDSSRGSIGILYPVLARVQQVTGGNQNGEIVSQALDQHHGPVGNTQQPISVSAPQQRNDGVTGGISNSAAEVITGQEFSAQIQGGFEHLLRTMFPGENVNLLSSGLIPSPSELRQDVAPAPAPAPAPAPAPAPAPAPAPAPAVSEEGIRLSNILHQLMPMITENVGTSSVQTQADANQDEQASSSHERACPPESPQRSKRQKRE